One part of the Saprospiraceae bacterium genome encodes these proteins:
- a CDS encoding MarC family protein, giving the protein MTTDIITKIFFLIAVIDPLGSVPVYLEATKHFNPHEKRKVAIRASIVAFLILLFFIVVGQLILEGMDVTLDAFQISGGVILFLFALTMIFGEGKPESEKHLIRDYKHVTIFPVAIPSIASPGAIMAVVLLTDNHLYTFTQQSVTTLLVALVIIITMFILLAANIIQKRIGEYGISVISKIMGLILASYAVQSILVGLKNFFVTTQ; this is encoded by the coding sequence ATGACTACTGACATTATTACCAAAATATTTTTCCTCATAGCGGTCATCGACCCTTTAGGATCTGTTCCTGTATATCTGGAAGCAACCAAACATTTTAATCCACACGAAAAAAGAAAAGTAGCCATCAGAGCATCTATCGTCGCATTCTTAATTCTTTTGTTTTTTATTGTAGTAGGTCAGCTGATCCTGGAAGGCATGGATGTCACCCTGGATGCTTTTCAAATATCAGGGGGCGTTATTTTATTTTTATTTGCCCTCACTATGATATTTGGAGAAGGCAAACCTGAGTCAGAAAAACACCTTATCCGGGATTATAAGCATGTCACCATTTTTCCGGTTGCAATACCCTCTATTGCATCACCTGGTGCTATAATGGCAGTAGTACTCCTTACAGATAATCACCTTTATACTTTTACCCAACAGTCAGTAACTACCTTGTTGGTCGCGTTGGTTATTATAATCACTATGTTCATATTATTGGCTGCCAATATTATTCAAAAAAGAATTGGCGAATATGGGATTTCCGTCATCAGCAAGATTATGGGGCTTATCCTGGCTTCTTATGCAGTACAAAGTATCCTGGTTGGATTAAAAAATTTCTTCGTTACAACTCAGTGA
- a CDS encoding leucyl aminopeptidase, which translates to MTIPIIDFSQLGVQDILIIPCVKSERKKTLKFIDKISKNSPSDWYSAISGLLEVHTLDHGKHLLHWTGKTRWILLGIEESKDFQKISTAIRSVVYKALKEDEKNHAVCLLPAFLKNRTRAALSNGLSMAFMKTDYFKTDKKEVEGSFNYFLEDQNDSASEEVAEGLTLADTQKEICKLVNLPPNEKTPAYIVDWARQRFDRKHYSIKIYDREMLVAAGLDALYQVGKGSQHSPFLLLIKYKHSKAKSKNKHISLVGKGVTFDTGGISLKDPLNMYLMKSDMGGAAAVLGAMDILGALNMPVHVTAVIPLAENAIGPDAYRPGDVISSYSGKSIEVIDTDAEGRLILADAIAYSIKNFKPDVLVDLATLTGSIIATLGYKAAGLFSNDDDLAKSITRVAEACGERVWRLPVWDDYQEEMNSDIADIKNLATKPLAGAITAAKFLQAFTDDHPSWAHLDIAGVAMTDNEFGKQRNATAFGVLLLKDWIHHYTK; encoded by the coding sequence ATGACTATACCTATTATAGATTTTTCTCAGCTTGGTGTGCAGGATATACTTATCATACCTTGTGTCAAATCGGAACGAAAAAAAACACTAAAATTTATTGACAAAATATCTAAAAACAGTCCTTCGGATTGGTATTCGGCCATATCAGGTTTATTGGAAGTTCATACGCTGGATCATGGTAAACACCTCCTCCATTGGACAGGAAAAACCCGGTGGATTCTTTTAGGAATTGAAGAATCCAAAGATTTTCAAAAAATATCTACTGCGATCCGGTCAGTAGTGTATAAAGCACTCAAAGAGGATGAAAAAAATCATGCGGTGTGTCTGCTACCCGCTTTCTTAAAGAATCGGACCAGGGCCGCCCTAAGTAATGGTTTGAGCATGGCTTTTATGAAGACCGATTATTTTAAGACGGACAAAAAGGAGGTGGAGGGCAGTTTTAACTATTTTCTTGAAGATCAGAATGATTCTGCTTCAGAAGAGGTAGCCGAAGGCCTTACGCTGGCGGATACCCAAAAAGAGATCTGTAAGTTGGTCAATCTCCCACCGAATGAAAAAACGCCTGCATATATTGTTGATTGGGCCAGGCAGCGGTTTGACAGAAAGCATTACTCGATCAAAATTTATGATCGGGAAATGTTGGTAGCAGCGGGACTGGATGCGTTGTACCAGGTAGGCAAAGGCAGTCAGCATTCACCCTTTCTATTGTTAATAAAATATAAACACAGTAAAGCAAAATCAAAAAATAAACATATTAGCCTGGTTGGTAAAGGAGTGACTTTCGACACCGGGGGAATCAGCCTCAAAGATCCACTCAATATGTACCTCATGAAAAGTGATATGGGTGGTGCCGCAGCGGTTTTGGGCGCTATGGATATCCTTGGAGCTCTGAATATGCCTGTTCACGTGACAGCAGTGATCCCACTCGCTGAGAATGCCATAGGTCCGGATGCGTACAGGCCGGGGGATGTGATTTCATCTTATAGTGGTAAAAGTATAGAAGTGATCGATACGGATGCAGAAGGCAGGTTGATCCTGGCAGATGCTATAGCCTATTCTATCAAAAACTTTAAACCGGATGTCCTGGTGGATCTGGCGACATTAACCGGATCTATTATTGCAACACTAGGTTATAAAGCTGCAGGTCTTTTTTCAAATGATGATGATCTGGCAAAGTCTATCACCCGGGTTGCAGAAGCCTGTGGCGAAAGAGTATGGAGATTACCTGTATGGGATGATTACCAGGAGGAAATGAATTCGGACATAGCAGATATCAAGAACCTGGCTACCAAACCCCTGGCTGGGGCAATCACCGCTGCCAAATTTTTGCAGGCCTTTACGGATGATCATCCTTCCTGGGCGCATCTGGATATCGCCGGTGTGGCTATGACTGATAATGAATTTGGCAAACAACGCAATGCGACTGCCTTTGGGGTACTTTTATTGAAAGATTGGATTCACCATTATACCAAATAG
- a CDS encoding glycoside hydrolase family 31 protein, protein MQNQRCRSLRIRLLSLSVGIFTLSSAQVSQTLMNEPLDLSNDFKDYRNTYFLADSLKSFDPLTATGEVIWRRSEFFPAHAFDFTQNGIRRTEQNEFPAHEYARDPSWPFSLEFVSARTVRLQMSTGVTLKRYTDTLMIPGGNIKKSTSWIYSKLANGHQYKSQYGMVRVYENPWGVEFFDQNGKSLTKTTHSSDNKGFCANLPFCYVRRASDYSRSVGAVFSLSPDEKIFGCGESFTKLNKYGQKVNLYTCDPNGVETASMYKPIPFYMSSRGYGVFMHTSTPITCDFGNTYGASNAMWIGDEALDLFVFLGEPKDILDQYTDLTGKASMPPLWSFGLWMSRITYFSEQDGRQVAAKLRANAIPTDVLHFDTGWFETDWRCDYEFSPTRFPNAEGMIKDLSSHGFKTCLWQLPYFVPKNKLFPEIISQGLHVKNDQGDIPFEDAVLDFTNPRTIDWYRNKIGPLLEMGVSAIKVDFGEAAPFKGLYANGRTGYYEHNLYPLRYNKIVSDLTNDLHDERIIWARSAWAGSQRYPLHWGGDAETSDMGMESELRGGLSLGLSGFSFWSHDIGGFTKRTPENLYRRWLPFGALSSHTRCHGQPPKEPWDYGQDFQDYFRNTIELKYKLMPYIYTQAKLSSEAGLPMTRALFVEYPNDRGAWDIENEYMFGSDMLVAPLFEEGNGSRSVYLPGGKWIDLQSGHKYAPGWHDIKAGDIEAIIMVRDGAILPQINLAQYTGQMDWSHIELVPFTSGLEATCKLYCPGDTSVADIKILKNKKGFAFDKAVSKEARTFTIKPMK, encoded by the coding sequence ATGCAAAATCAAAGATGTAGATCTCTTAGAATTAGATTATTGAGTCTGTCTGTGGGCATCTTTACATTGTCTTCAGCGCAAGTATCACAGACTTTGATGAATGAACCACTGGATCTAAGCAACGATTTTAAAGATTATCGCAATACTTATTTTTTAGCAGACAGTTTAAAAAGTTTTGATCCGCTGACAGCTACAGGAGAGGTTATCTGGAGGCGATCTGAGTTTTTTCCGGCTCATGCCTTTGATTTTACTCAGAATGGCATTCGTCGAACCGAGCAAAACGAATTTCCTGCGCACGAATATGCGCGTGATCCATCCTGGCCGTTTAGTCTTGAGTTTGTATCTGCACGTACGGTGAGATTGCAAATGTCCACAGGAGTTACCTTAAAGCGATATACAGATACCTTGATGATACCGGGTGGGAATATTAAAAAATCTACCAGTTGGATTTATTCTAAGTTGGCAAATGGTCATCAGTACAAGAGCCAATATGGCATGGTGAGGGTGTATGAAAATCCGTGGGGAGTAGAATTTTTTGATCAGAATGGTAAATCACTAACTAAAACAACACACAGTAGTGATAACAAAGGATTTTGTGCCAACCTGCCCTTTTGTTATGTACGCAGAGCGTCTGACTATTCGAGAAGTGTGGGAGCGGTATTTTCACTATCACCTGATGAAAAAATATTTGGCTGTGGCGAGTCTTTCACCAAACTCAATAAATATGGTCAAAAAGTAAATCTGTATACCTGTGACCCTAATGGCGTAGAGACTGCCTCTATGTACAAGCCTATTCCATTTTACATGAGTAGCAGAGGATACGGAGTATTTATGCACACCTCTACCCCAATCACTTGTGATTTTGGCAATACGTATGGTGCATCTAATGCGATGTGGATTGGTGATGAAGCATTGGATCTTTTTGTGTTTTTGGGAGAGCCCAAAGACATCCTAGATCAATATACAGACCTTACCGGTAAAGCATCCATGCCCCCATTATGGTCTTTCGGATTATGGATGAGCCGTATTACATATTTCTCAGAGCAGGATGGCAGACAAGTGGCTGCCAAACTCAGAGCCAATGCTATACCTACAGATGTACTTCATTTTGATACAGGTTGGTTTGAGACTGATTGGCGGTGTGATTATGAATTTTCACCTACCAGATTTCCTAATGCTGAGGGAATGATCAAAGATCTTTCTAGCCATGGGTTTAAAACCTGTCTTTGGCAATTACCTTATTTCGTACCGAAAAATAAATTATTTCCTGAAATAATAAGTCAGGGATTACATGTAAAAAATGATCAGGGGGACATTCCTTTTGAAGACGCCGTGCTCGATTTTACCAATCCCAGAACTATCGATTGGTATCGCAATAAGATCGGACCTCTGCTGGAGATGGGGGTGTCGGCGATCAAAGTGGATTTCGGAGAAGCTGCGCCATTCAAGGGCTTATATGCCAATGGAAGAACTGGCTATTACGAGCATAATCTGTATCCATTACGATATAATAAAATCGTGTCAGACCTTACTAATGATCTGCACGATGAACGCATCATCTGGGCTCGCAGTGCTTGGGCAGGGAGTCAGCGATATCCTCTACATTGGGGTGGAGATGCGGAGACTTCAGACATGGGTATGGAATCAGAATTGCGGGGCGGCCTCTCACTGGGCCTGAGTGGTTTTTCATTTTGGAGCCATGATATCGGAGGATTTACAAAGCGCACACCTGAAAATCTATATCGAAGATGGCTGCCATTTGGAGCCCTGTCCTCTCATACCAGGTGCCATGGTCAGCCACCTAAAGAGCCTTGGGATTATGGTCAGGACTTTCAAGACTATTTTAGAAATACGATTGAGTTAAAATATAAACTTATGCCTTATATCTATACTCAAGCAAAACTTTCCAGCGAAGCTGGTTTGCCCATGACGAGGGCTTTGTTTGTTGAATATCCCAACGATCGGGGGGCCTGGGACATTGAAAATGAATATATGTTTGGTTCAGACATGCTGGTTGCTCCTTTATTTGAAGAAGGCAATGGCTCACGATCTGTGTACTTGCCAGGTGGAAAATGGATCGACCTTCAGTCAGGACACAAGTATGCTCCTGGATGGCACGATATCAAAGCGGGTGATATTGAAGCAATCATCATGGTGAGAGATGGAGCGATCCTGCCTCAGATTAATCTTGCTCAGTATACAGGACAAATGGATTGGAGTCATATCGAGCTGGTACCTTTTACAAGTGGGTTAGAAGCTACATGCAAACTTTATTGCCCCGGTGACACCTCGGTCGCAGACATCAAAATCTTGAAAAACAAAAAAGGATTTGCTTTTGATAAAGCAGTATCCAAAGAAGCCAGAACTTTTACCATCAAGCCAATGAAGTAA
- a CDS encoding alpha/beta hydrolase, translating into MNLSHQRLTFHLSTPDQVGEPICVAGNFNDWNENGYQLQKTESGAYEGAFDLEYDLSKPIEYKFLRSRWANVELDEYGGGVPNRIVVDPQETIRAWVPRWRHEGRSHLADLLPLIRYHYDLTLPRSRKKRRISVLLPYDYDQQQKSYPVLYMMDGQNLFEDGAPFGSWEIHKRLAVLAEKKMHEVIIVCIDHAGTKRVEEYNYIRHYLGEKGRGHEFVDWIVDKLIPFINSHYRTKAEQFYTGIGGSSMGGLISLMAGTTHPNVFGKLMIFSPSLWKIVDIMYDRFMYLPLVSFNQDIYLYAGGREASNMKGFVQDFYDRLTQADPANDRVHYAYNEPGRHSENYWGSEFPFALKYLFY; encoded by the coding sequence ATGAATCTGTCTCATCAAAGATTGACCTTTCATCTATCTACTCCTGACCAGGTAGGAGAGCCGATCTGTGTAGCAGGGAATTTCAATGATTGGAATGAAAATGGATATCAACTCCAGAAGACGGAGTCAGGGGCATATGAAGGCGCTTTTGACTTAGAATACGATCTGTCCAAGCCGATTGAATATAAGTTTTTGAGGAGCCGCTGGGCCAATGTCGAATTGGATGAATATGGTGGGGGAGTACCGAATAGAATAGTTGTGGACCCACAAGAGACCATACGCGCATGGGTGCCCAGGTGGCGACACGAAGGCCGAAGCCACCTGGCTGATTTGCTTCCTTTGATACGCTACCATTATGATCTTACTTTACCTCGTTCCCGTAAAAAACGTAGAATTTCAGTCTTGCTGCCATATGACTATGATCAACAGCAAAAATCCTACCCGGTGTTGTATATGATGGATGGACAAAATCTGTTTGAGGATGGAGCTCCATTCGGATCCTGGGAGATCCATAAGCGCCTGGCAGTTCTGGCTGAAAAAAAAATGCACGAAGTGATCATCGTATGTATTGATCATGCAGGTACCAAAAGGGTAGAAGAATACAATTATATCCGGCATTATTTAGGTGAGAAGGGCAGGGGGCATGAATTTGTAGATTGGATTGTAGACAAACTCATTCCTTTTATCAACAGTCATTACAGGACAAAGGCAGAACAATTCTATACCGGGATCGGCGGCAGTTCAATGGGAGGCTTGATATCCCTGATGGCTGGTACTACTCATCCCAATGTCTTTGGCAAGTTGATGATCTTTAGTCCTTCACTGTGGAAGATCGTCGATATAATGTATGACCGATTTATGTATTTGCCGTTAGTGAGTTTCAACCAGGATATTTATCTCTATGCAGGTGGTAGAGAAGCCTCTAATATGAAGGGGTTTGTACAAGACTTTTACGACCGCCTCACACAAGCTGATCCTGCCAATGACAGAGTACATTATGCTTACAATGAACCTGGCAGACACAGTGAAAACTATTGGGGCAGCGAATTTCCATTTGCGTTGAAGTATTTATTTTATTGA
- a CDS encoding T9SS type A sorting domain-containing protein, translated as MKKISSFLVLMIFRFYGNSTTWTINNIGNTFSPSTITIAPGDDVNFVLSSIHDAVEVSETTWNQNGTTPLNEGFLLPLGGGSVATTKLTAGTHYFVCTPHANEGMKGRIIVQSCTVLPQPGVIKGENMVCPNTAIRYIISPVAGANSYTWTLPSGWSGSSTSDTILVTTSTSGGIVSVAANNDCGKSVERTLGVFVSGPPAQPSAIAGEINICPGGSATYTVGSIPGVSTFAWTLPEGWSGSSTSNSILAMSDSSGGTVSVVAVNFCGSSLPSNLNVSIRSVPSRPSAINGPDTVCANSSNVYIVTARNDATSYKWFLPDGWSGSSTTNTITAMAGQGIGVVGVVALNQCGSSDTSSLNISPAGRPLSPLGISGRDSVCVNSLTVYKIDKVPGASSYTWTLPPGWTGASSLDTISAMAGSNSGTISVVANNVCGASAPSTMTVHTTNLPGQPSIISGPDTLCPNSLGLFSVVSANDLSAYSWILPNGWNGSSQTNTITARAGNNGGILTVIASNVCGFSPIRTLTTTVSIKVLPGVIEKITGLDTLCVNSNAIFTAKPSIGATSYTWTLPDGWSGTSSTNSITAIAGSSGNISVIANNQCGSTQPKTFAVTTKSPPPGISFIIGKSTVCKASTNLFNASAVQGASSYTWSLPPGWSGMSTTNFLNAISGNTSGDISVTANNACGSSSPFIFPVATEQINTSISITGITLVSNSIGATYQWLDCFDNSKIMGQTSQVYTPAQGGTYAVIISRNGCVDTSACIMLSTVSTTTSLNELGIKIFPNPARSFFSVEMQQNHPATIEIIDALGRKVMTRDLKFPLLRFDVTSLPKGIYFANFKVGNQQVTQKLLIL; from the coding sequence ATGAAAAAAATATCTTCTTTTCTGGTCTTGATGATATTTAGATTTTACGGAAATAGTACCACGTGGACCATAAATAATATTGGTAATACCTTCAGTCCTTCTACGATCACTATTGCTCCTGGAGATGATGTAAATTTTGTTTTGTCAAGTATCCATGATGCAGTCGAAGTCAGCGAAACTACATGGAATCAAAATGGCACCACCCCTTTGAATGAGGGATTTTTACTTCCTTTAGGCGGAGGATCGGTGGCAACCACCAAACTGACTGCAGGGACACATTATTTTGTGTGCACTCCGCATGCTAATGAGGGTATGAAGGGAAGAATCATTGTTCAATCCTGTACTGTCCTGCCACAGCCAGGAGTGATCAAAGGAGAGAATATGGTATGCCCTAATACCGCAATCCGTTATATCATATCTCCTGTGGCAGGAGCTAATTCATATACCTGGACATTACCATCAGGATGGTCCGGCAGTTCCACTTCAGATACCATATTAGTTACCACTTCCACCTCAGGAGGGATAGTGTCCGTAGCAGCCAATAACGATTGTGGTAAATCGGTTGAAAGGACTTTGGGCGTATTTGTTTCAGGTCCTCCTGCACAGCCCTCTGCCATAGCAGGAGAGATCAATATATGTCCCGGTGGAAGTGCTACTTATACTGTAGGTTCGATACCTGGCGTAAGTACCTTCGCGTGGACGCTACCAGAAGGCTGGTCCGGCAGTTCGACTTCAAATTCCATCCTGGCCATGAGTGACTCATCGGGCGGTACGGTCTCAGTCGTTGCCGTAAATTTCTGTGGATCATCTTTGCCTAGCAATCTGAATGTTTCCATCCGGAGTGTGCCTTCCAGGCCCTCGGCAATAAATGGACCTGACACAGTATGTGCCAACAGTAGCAATGTATATATTGTGACTGCCCGTAATGACGCTACTTCCTATAAATGGTTCTTGCCAGATGGATGGTCAGGGTCTTCTACAACGAATACAATTACGGCAATGGCAGGACAAGGGATTGGAGTAGTAGGCGTGGTGGCTCTCAATCAATGCGGATCATCGGACACTTCTTCCCTTAATATTTCTCCCGCTGGGAGGCCTTTATCACCTTTGGGGATCTCAGGACGGGATTCTGTGTGTGTAAACAGCCTGACGGTTTATAAGATAGATAAAGTACCGGGGGCGAGCTCTTATACCTGGACACTTCCTCCTGGATGGACCGGGGCCTCGAGTCTTGATACCATATCCGCCATGGCCGGCTCCAATAGTGGCACAATATCAGTAGTTGCAAACAATGTCTGTGGTGCCTCAGCTCCCAGTACCATGACAGTCCATACTACCAATCTGCCTGGACAGCCTTCCATCATCTCCGGGCCGGATACTTTATGTCCTAATAGCCTGGGATTGTTTAGTGTTGTATCTGCCAACGATTTATCCGCCTATAGCTGGATCTTACCCAATGGGTGGAATGGTAGCTCTCAAACCAATACTATTACAGCCAGAGCTGGCAATAACGGAGGAATCTTAACGGTAATAGCCAGCAATGTCTGTGGATTTTCACCGATCAGAACATTGACCACAACCGTGTCTATTAAGGTCTTGCCAGGGGTGATAGAAAAGATTACCGGACTGGATACCTTATGTGTTAATAGCAATGCCATATTTACAGCCAAACCATCGATAGGGGCTACTTCCTATACCTGGACATTACCAGATGGGTGGTCTGGGACTTCTTCTACCAATTCAATCACCGCAATAGCCGGCTCCTCTGGTAATATCTCAGTCATAGCCAATAATCAATGTGGTTCTACTCAGCCAAAGACATTTGCGGTGACCACCAAGTCTCCTCCACCAGGTATCAGTTTTATTATCGGAAAATCCACCGTGTGTAAAGCGAGTACTAATTTATTCAATGCGAGTGCGGTGCAGGGCGCCAGTTCTTATACCTGGTCCCTGCCTCCAGGGTGGTCTGGAATGTCCACAACCAATTTTCTCAATGCAATATCTGGAAATACCAGTGGAGATATCTCAGTCACAGCCAATAATGCTTGTGGATCATCGTCCCCATTTATATTTCCGGTAGCTACAGAGCAAATCAATACTTCTATTTCGATCACAGGCATTACATTGGTTTCGAATAGTATTGGGGCTACTTATCAGTGGCTGGATTGTTTTGACAATTCTAAAATCATGGGGCAGACCAGCCAGGTATATACGCCTGCCCAAGGTGGCACCTATGCGGTTATCATTTCAAGAAATGGTTGTGTGGATACTTCTGCTTGTATTATGCTTTCTACAGTAAGTACTACTACCTCGTTAAATGAATTAGGAATCAAAATTTTCCCTAACCCTGCCCGATCTTTCTTTAGCGTCGAAATGCAACAAAACCACCCGGCTACTATAGAAATCATCGATGCACTTGGCAGAAAGGTTATGACCAGGGACTTGAAATTTCCTTTGCTTAGGTTTGATGTGACTTCCCTTCCTAAAGGCATTTACTTTGCTAATTTCAAAGTAGGCAACCAGCAGGTTACGCAAAAATTGTTGATCCTGTAG
- a CDS encoding ATPase, whose protein sequence is MNRPLTFLCIASYYKGNRFMQGLKACGARVILLTSKRHEDKAWPHESIDRIYYMDSDERNHWVMPDVIKGLAWTMRSEHIDRIVSLDDFDVEKGALLREEFRIAGMGQTTARYFRDKLAMRLKAKAAGVPVPAFTAVFNDEMVNEFVQSTPTPWMLKPRGEASATGISKISDAATLWQKLHELGDERHNYLLEQFIPGQVFHMDSIVQNGMVAFVRCSQYLSTPFEVAHGGGIFRSVTMDHNSKDNLALEALNEKVVSSFNLQYSATHTEALKSNEDGQFYFLETSARVGGAHIAEMVEYATGINLWEEWAKVEYTNANGSSYITPSAARDHTGILISLAQQQTPDYSKFSAPELVWTMHDLEHHIGCIVKSFDRHRILQLMDEYATIVHNEFHASAPAPDKPIH, encoded by the coding sequence ATGAATAGACCTCTAACCTTTCTCTGTATAGCTTCATATTATAAAGGAAATCGGTTTATGCAAGGCCTCAAAGCTTGTGGTGCCCGAGTGATCTTATTGACTTCAAAGCGACATGAGGATAAGGCCTGGCCGCACGAAAGTATCGACAGGATCTATTATATGGATAGCGATGAACGAAATCACTGGGTCATGCCGGATGTGATCAAAGGTTTGGCATGGACCATGCGATCCGAACACATCGACAGGATCGTCTCTCTGGATGATTTTGATGTGGAGAAAGGTGCTTTGCTGCGGGAAGAATTCAGGATAGCGGGTATGGGTCAAACTACTGCCCGTTATTTCAGAGACAAATTGGCAATGAGGCTGAAAGCAAAAGCTGCTGGAGTACCCGTACCTGCTTTCACGGCAGTTTTTAATGATGAGATGGTCAATGAATTTGTGCAATCGACCCCTACACCATGGATGCTAAAACCTCGGGGCGAAGCCTCTGCCACAGGAATCAGTAAAATTAGTGATGCTGCTACTTTATGGCAAAAACTTCATGAGCTGGGCGATGAAAGACATAACTATTTGTTAGAGCAGTTCATTCCGGGACAAGTTTTTCACATGGACAGTATTGTACAAAACGGTATGGTAGCATTTGTCCGATGTAGTCAATACCTTTCTACACCTTTTGAAGTAGCCCATGGTGGTGGGATCTTCAGATCGGTGACTATGGATCACAATTCTAAAGACAATCTGGCCCTTGAAGCTTTAAATGAAAAGGTGGTCAGTTCGTTCAATCTGCAGTATAGTGCCACGCATACAGAAGCCCTTAAAAGCAATGAAGATGGCCAATTTTATTTTTTGGAAACTTCTGCAAGGGTGGGAGGCGCTCATATTGCAGAGATGGTAGAATATGCAACTGGAATCAACCTTTGGGAGGAATGGGCTAAGGTTGAATACACCAATGCAAATGGATCTTCCTACATAACGCCTTCGGCGGCTCGTGATCATACCGGTATCTTAATCTCGCTTGCGCAGCAACAAACACCTGATTATTCAAAATTTTCAGCTCCTGAATTGGTCTGGACCATGCATGACCTTGAACATCATATAGGATGTATCGTAAAATCCTTTGATCGCCATCGAATCCTGCAACTGATGGATGAATATGCTACCATAGTACATAATGAGTTTCACGCTTCTGCACCTGCACCGGATAAACCAATACATTAG